The Rhopalosiphum maidis isolate BTI-1 chromosome 2, ASM367621v3, whole genome shotgun sequence genome segment cttttacaataatatcttgGCGAGACGTTTCCGACACCGACATTGTATTTTTGCACGATCGTGCAAAATACCATTTGCGATTTGGATCGGCTTCTTTATCGGTCgccgtattatttttatgcgtcCCCGATTGCGTTCGGTCGTTCATGGCAACCTACTCGGTGTTAAACGCCTCCGtacgttttttaatatttgtatcattGTCGTACCGCTTCTTCGCCGCTTGTTCCGTCGTCGCACGCCGACTTCTCTACCGTTTGTCCGTTGTCTTTGTATGCGCAATGCAGTACGCGTGGTCTCACTCTAACTATACCGTTATGATATATGATGTTTCGTGTTCATCGAGCAGTCGGTCGCATTCGTTCCGTAACGATTGTAATAATTGTCGAGCTCTCGTTAGTTAGTAACAATTGCCATAACCGCGCTGTTGGTGTCGTTACGGCAGCATCGTTGTCCACTCACCGGTACCGCTAGCCGCCGTGTCGCCGGGCCGGGCGGTCGCACGAAAAATTAGTCAGCTGGGACTTTGGGGCTTGGgcgcttattagttattactgtgCGACCGAGACCCGCGTGCACTACACATTTGTTTTCATCTTGTGTAGAATATTTTCCTGTCTTTATTGATTTGTATGGGTTAAGCGGTTCGCCACGTTCCGGAACACGgtcaaagaaattaaaaaccacGCCTGGATAACCGATTCACGTTAGACGGCGTTTGCACGAAAAGTAGTCACCCGGGAATTCGGTCgccaatattatgatatgcgaTTGTCAAATGCAAATAAGTGGTTTTTCAAGTACAAACTAATATTGTACTTCAAATATTCCAGTATAATGAATAGAAAGccgatgatttataaaataattattggtggAATTGAATCGAAAAAAACTTAGGACcgcatacctattataatatatttataacgcatataaatagtgtattattatgctatGCTGCATATAATACTGAATCGTACAGGTATATTGGAACTACGTATGATATGTTCGGTGTAAGCAAGTGTAGGTAATCGACTTccgaaaaatctttaaaataacacataactggtataattatttaatatgtagtatttaaaatttgaaaatcactCCACTGACATACGCGTAATTCGTACACAATTATGGAATAGTAAatggtttttgattttttgaaaaatataattttcgaaaCATTTCACCTACCTCCTCACCccgtaatatcattataacattattaacgtaaaaatgtatttccaaCAGCACAAACATTTTCTCAATATCACAAACAATGCTCAACAGCGCCTTACATTATACCATGATTTCACAGACTGTTGGTCATATTGACAACGATCCTTGTCACTGCATCTAAGAGTGAACGCTCCTTTTCAACTCTTCGTAgacttaaaagttatttaagaaataccGTTGAAGAAAACAGGTAGAATGGCTAAAAATTAATGCATACCCATATAGAAACATACCTATATCTAGAGCAGAggtttttgatgattttgcttTCCAATACCGtcgtttataattcaaataggtATTCattctattcaattttatgttcTTTTCAATACTATAGGTTTTATTTGTGGGTTTAGTCAGTTTAGtgttattttatgtgatttagaatataaaaattattattatagttatagtataaaagttttatacaatttgtagaTCTTACACATACTGTCTTCTATTATCATGTAATGATGGCGGTAGTTGATaagtgataaaattataattgttaaatgataacagtgataataaattaataaaaaattgacaatttagtcaatttagtaatttagtattagtatatacattttactgtcAATATGGTAATTCAAAagtaacatacaatataatataaatatacctactacctTGTTGAATGACAATGTCGAGTTATAATGATCGACGACGAAAAGAACGTGAAAACATCGGTTTGATAGGTGTAGCAGAAATTTGGGAAAAATCTCCTCCACAACCTGTTAACAagtaattctaatatttttaaataatatatatatattataatatagcttatACAAAACATAAGTCTAACTTTTAGAATACtgaagaaattattaaacatcagTATTAGATATAACTgttttgttacattttaattttaacatatgttTCACTTttggtataagtatataaagcataaaaaaataaaaaaaattgatttagttTACTATTCTGCTTTGTACAAacgttttttgatttaaatttaaaaataaaagtaagttatttaaataaaagttttattcttAGCTACaagatttcaaaataaatacctaatggTTTGTCATTTGAATTTACTATGTAGTTAGAacttttaattcttaattcttaatttatatttgttttggtgcactataaaaacaatgctaataatatttgttgatcATGTAatcatgtttattaattaatttttatgatattaattattaaaacgtttgTGGTCAGTTATTGTTAGagcagtaatttaaatttttttcaataaccaACGAAATCAGGCGTTACTGATAAtgcagtattatttttaatggtatttGACAAGACTAGAGATGAGACTGACCAATTACGTATACTCATACATTTGGGcatgtaataatatcacacaataatattattccaaacattttgtttgtttattgaattttatccaTTCTTCAATTCCATTACCTCCTTATTCCTCGAAAAATGTTGGTCcgcaataaaaaacatatctcAGATTTGGCCCGCCGTAAAAAAAGGTTGGAGATTCCTGctctacaatataaaatattttagttgctATTTCCTATTGGTTTTTCCTAACCATAATTTATACCAATGTATatggtatgtattttattattttaatattcataaaatattaaaagggtTATTAAtgcgtataagtatataacactaatattattttaataaatttatatatttcttggtaatatataataaataataatagtactaataGTAGTTACTTTGCATTTTGTTCATAATAGTTTAGATTCGGATGATGAAAATGGTTTGAATCAAAACAATCATGCAATTGATCCAATTAAATCACATAAGAAGAGGAAGAAACATAAAGAAAAATCAAAGGTAATATATAGTACAAGCTGTGGAACTtgcaagttattttatttacttagtatttttctttttatttactttagaaatcaaaaaagtccaaaaaagcaaaaaagcATAAGGAATcacataaaaagaaaaagaagaaaaaagtaTCATCAGACAGTTCAAGTAATTCAAGTAGTGAAGACGATGAATGGATTGAGAAAAAAGGTTAAAAAGCGTATAGtttgtaaaaagtatttttatttaattaatgaattatttatttattaggtgcCAAAGAGCATACCGTTGATGACATGGTAGGACCATTACCAAAGCCTAATGTCACATTAACACAAAAAGAGTATGGTCGCGCTTTGTTGCCTGGTGAAGGAGCAGCCATGGCAGCTTATGTACAAGATGGTAAACGTATTCCTCGTCGTGGTGAGATTGGTTTAACATGTGATGAAATATCATCTTACGAGTCGGTTGGGTATGTGATGAGCGGAAGTCGGCACAGACGTATGGAAGCTGTGCGTATTCGTaaagaaaatcaaatttactCTGCTGATGAAAAACGTGCATTGGCTATGTTTAGTAAGGAAGAACGGCAGAagagagaaaataaaattcttactCAGTTTAGGGATATGGTGAAAAGCAAAACCTCAAATAagtaattagaaattaaattttgtgttaaatctgtattaaatgtaaaataatataattgactgattacaatatatatttaatttatttgtatgaaaaatacaatatattatttctccaataaaattgtattaaattcaaaagtaaACTTTAAGAGAATGagacaaattttaaactagaATTACATGTATTTGTCATACTTGTGATGGATTaaggttttatttatgttgttttatCCAATagcaaatacaaaattatttaaatttattttattatattatgttgacactttaatatattacttaaattaccataggaatattctaaaattcttttatagcttatatggttattataattattatgtaagatGATTTTTTAAGATGATTGTATTTGTTAGTTATACACATTGTTTTTAACTGTACAATTATCTTATAGACATggaaaaacattatacaaattttgacTTTATAACTGTGTTTTATGTATTGATAACATatccattttta includes the following:
- the LOC113553981 gene encoding NKAP family protein CG6066; translated protein: MTMSSYNDRRRKERENIGLIGVAEIWEKSPPQPVNNLDSDDENGLNQNNHAIDPIKSHKKRKKHKEKSKKSKKSKKAKKHKESHKKKKKKKVSSDSSSNSSSEDDEWIEKKGAKEHTVDDMVGPLPKPNVTLTQKEYGRALLPGEGAAMAAYVQDGKRIPRRGEIGLTCDEISSYESVGYVMSGSRHRRMEAVRIRKENQIYSADEKRALAMFSKEERQKRENKILTQFRDMVKSKTSNK